One window of the Chloroflexota bacterium genome contains the following:
- a CDS encoding AAA family ATPase has translation MERPRVLVAAHDDAAAIAGALARAGFEVIGSEEDFEAAVVEGRTPEMAVIDADLSPSTVRRIHRRLNEAHPVPALILLGDEAGELDNLWQVGDEFVVKPIMPDALVYRLQALLIRSGSASAPSVDRDTPEIGGHDPANARVIAIFAPKGGVGKTTVAVNLAVALRMQTRQRVLLLDADAGVGNVTAVIDVPARRGLADLAESPPEHWNDEAFQSLVVNHEPSGLDVLTWGFEPADAERIGPDLLIAAVRWARQHYDLIIVDTHPGYDDRTVAMLSVANEILLTVTPEVGPLRNSAQFIQLAYELGIDDAIKVVANRANHGVKIRDMESALGRPVMATIVSAGVTAVMAANEGQPLVLRFPREKITADLHRLARIVAGTEEAGPAVQPERRRWSVASLLRAGA, from the coding sequence ATGGAACGACCCCGAGTCCTGGTCGCCGCGCACGACGATGCCGCCGCCATCGCCGGCGCACTCGCACGCGCCGGATTCGAGGTCATCGGCAGCGAGGAAGACTTCGAGGCGGCCGTGGTCGAGGGACGCACGCCCGAGATGGCGGTCATCGACGCCGACCTGTCGCCCAGCACGGTGCGGCGCATCCATCGGCGCCTGAACGAGGCCCATCCGGTTCCAGCCTTGATCCTGCTGGGGGACGAAGCGGGCGAGCTGGACAATCTGTGGCAGGTCGGCGACGAGTTCGTCGTGAAGCCGATCATGCCTGACGCGCTGGTCTATCGACTCCAGGCCCTGCTCATTCGCTCCGGCTCCGCATCGGCCCCCAGCGTCGATCGTGACACCCCCGAAATCGGCGGGCACGACCCCGCCAATGCCCGGGTGATCGCGATCTTCGCGCCCAAGGGTGGGGTGGGCAAGACCACGGTGGCGGTGAACCTGGCCGTCGCACTGCGTATGCAGACTCGCCAGCGCGTCCTGCTCCTCGACGCGGATGCCGGCGTGGGCAACGTGACCGCGGTCATCGACGTGCCGGCCCGCCGCGGCCTGGCAGACCTGGCCGAGAGTCCCCCCGAGCACTGGAATGACGAGGCCTTCCAGTCCCTGGTCGTGAATCACGAGCCCAGCGGGCTGGACGTGCTGACCTGGGGCTTCGAGCCGGCCGACGCGGAGCGCATCGGCCCCGATCTCCTCATCGCGGCCGTGCGCTGGGCCCGGCAGCACTACGACCTGATCATCGTGGACACCCATCCCGGCTATGACGACCGGACGGTGGCCATGCTGTCGGTCGCCAACGAGATCCTCCTCACCGTCACCCCCGAAGTCGGGCCGCTCCGCAACAGCGCCCAGTTCATCCAGCTGGCATACGAGCTCGGGATCGACGACGCGATCAAGGTGGTCGCCAACCGCGCCAACCACGGGGTCAAGATTCGTGACATGGAGAGCGCCCTGGGCCGCCCCGTCATGGCGACCATCGTGTCGGCTGGGGTGACCGCGGTGATGGCGGCCAACGAGGGCCAGCCGCTGGTCCTGCGCTTCCCGCGCGAGAAGATCACGGCCGACCTCCATCGCCTGGCGCGCATCGTGGCCGGGACCGAAGAGGCCGGCCCGGCCGTTCAGCCGGAACGGCGTCGCTGGTCGGTCGCGTCCCTGCTCCGAGCCGGAGCCTGA
- a CDS encoding DUF3662 and FHA domain-containing protein, which yields MFRRLEDFLERLVEAPAGRLGAAPPQPVTLAKRIERAMDTNKRFSEGGVIVPNRYALHLNPADYAPFDAYHGSLEDDLAHDALTRARRLGYRLVARPRVVLRPDPMVPRGEVRVAAAVADEESDTPAAATPDPTNTSVLARPGHAVPEPDSASRAFLVVQTDGAAPARFDLGGALIAIGRAADNDVILDDPQVSRHHCQLKLQHGAYGFVDLQSRNGSAVNGRPVEEIALADGDRIRIGSTSVEFRLRG from the coding sequence ATGTTCCGGCGCCTCGAGGACTTCCTCGAGCGGCTCGTTGAGGCGCCCGCTGGTCGGCTCGGAGCGGCACCACCCCAACCGGTGACACTCGCCAAGCGGATCGAGCGCGCGATGGACACCAACAAGCGGTTCAGCGAGGGCGGCGTGATCGTCCCGAACCGATACGCCCTGCACCTCAACCCGGCCGATTACGCGCCATTCGACGCCTACCACGGATCACTGGAGGATGACCTCGCCCACGACGCGCTGACCCGCGCCCGACGCCTCGGGTACCGGCTGGTGGCACGCCCGCGGGTGGTCCTGCGCCCGGATCCGATGGTGCCGCGCGGCGAAGTGCGGGTGGCAGCCGCGGTGGCCGACGAGGAGTCCGACACGCCAGCGGCGGCGACTCCTGACCCGACCAACACGAGCGTGCTGGCCCGACCCGGCCATGCGGTGCCCGAGCCGGACTCGGCGTCCCGCGCGTTCCTGGTAGTGCAGACCGATGGCGCCGCGCCGGCCCGATTCGACCTCGGTGGCGCGCTGATCGCGATCGGCCGCGCGGCCGACAACGACGTCATCCTGGACGACCCGCAGGTGAGCCGCCATCACTGTCAGCTGAAGCTCCAGCACGGCGCGTACGGCTTCGTCGACCTGCAGAGCCGAAACGGCTCCGCCGTCAACGGCCGGCCGGTGGAGGAGATTGCGCTGGCGGACGGGGACCGGATCCGGATCGGCAGCACCAGCGTCGAGTTCCGGCTGCGCGGATGA
- a CDS encoding FmdB family zinc ribbon protein: MPTYDYRCRDCGHTIEIIHSILEDGPEVCERCRGPMQRVLHPTGVIFRGSGFYVTDSRSAQETASRDSAASPAEKGSPAEKGSPAEGGGSAEGGSSSGGGDSEPAGSTGGTPKE; encoded by the coding sequence GTGCCGACCTACGACTACCGCTGCCGCGACTGCGGCCACACGATCGAAATCATCCACTCCATCCTGGAGGACGGGCCGGAGGTCTGTGAGCGCTGCCGAGGGCCGATGCAGCGGGTCCTGCACCCGACCGGGGTGATCTTCCGGGGCAGCGGCTTCTACGTCACCGATTCGCGCTCGGCTCAAGAGACCGCCAGCCGCGACTCCGCGGCAAGTCCGGCCGAGAAGGGAAGTCCGGCCGAGAAGGGAAGTCCGGCCGAGGGGGGAGGGTCGGCCGAGGGGGGAAGTTCGAGCGGGGGCGGAGACTCGGAGCCGGCCGGTTCAACCGGTGGCACCCCGAAGGAATGA
- a CDS encoding FHA domain-containing protein — protein MTNELLRLLLLALQLGFLALLFVILYRFARALRADLRQAEATAAATRTGMGRLVVLESPGEEPSVGRVLQIGPITTLGRDLNSTIYLDDEFASGTHAALTFRGRAWYVEDRRSTNGTWVNGHRIQRPVALSYGDELVVGRVRFRLER, from the coding sequence GTGACCAACGAGCTCCTGCGGCTGCTTCTCCTCGCGCTGCAGCTCGGGTTCCTTGCCCTCCTGTTCGTCATCCTGTACCGCTTCGCGCGCGCCCTGCGGGCCGATCTGCGCCAGGCCGAGGCCACCGCGGCCGCAACGCGGACGGGCATGGGCCGCCTGGTGGTCCTCGAATCGCCGGGGGAGGAGCCGTCGGTCGGGCGCGTCCTGCAGATCGGGCCCATCACCACCCTGGGCCGCGACCTGAACAGCACGATCTACCTCGATGACGAATTCGCCAGCGGCACCCACGCCGCGCTCACCTTCCGGGGTCGGGCCTGGTACGTCGAGGACCGGCGCAGCACGAACGGGACGTGGGTCAACGGCCACCGCATCCAGCGCCCGGTGGCCCTGTCATACGGGGACGAGCTGGTGGTGGGCCGCGTCCGGTTCCGCCTCGAGCGCTGA
- a CDS encoding class I tRNA ligase family protein, whose translation LWPFSTLGWPDDTPDMRRFYPTSVMETGYDILFFWVARMMMLGLFLTDVEPFHTVYLHGLVRAEGGVKMSKTKGNVTDPVELIDEIGADALRLALTIGTSPGSDQRLTMSKLEGARNFANKLWNAARFVLGSQLPPAPDGSAVPAPESLAERWIRSRLAATTAEAVRRLDRYDLGGYAAAVSDFAWNDYCDWYLEMAKIELRDPDASPATTLRVWTTGAEVLADILRLLHPVMPFVTEEVWAALGAAHPAATASPLLLTASWPAPARRDRAAEAAFTSMAEVVRAARNLRTEAGIPAGAIVPLRLVPTDAAAAEAAEAGRRYIEPLARVRCEILAPDASAAAADRTATALGAIWLQAVTTGDDRSASRAAELRRSQARLEALLGDPNFVARAPAAVVARERQRLAEIEERLRQIGESAGSG comes from the coding sequence GGCTGTGGCCGTTCTCGACCCTGGGCTGGCCGGACGACACGCCGGACATGCGGCGTTTCTACCCGACCTCGGTGATGGAGACCGGGTACGACATCCTCTTCTTCTGGGTGGCCCGGATGATGATGCTCGGCCTGTTCCTGACCGACGTCGAGCCGTTCCACACCGTCTACCTCCACGGCCTGGTACGGGCGGAGGGCGGGGTCAAGATGAGCAAGACCAAGGGCAACGTGACCGATCCGGTCGAGCTCATCGACGAGATCGGAGCCGATGCCCTCCGCCTGGCGCTGACGATCGGCACCTCGCCGGGCAGCGACCAACGGCTGACGATGTCCAAGCTCGAGGGGGCGCGCAACTTCGCCAACAAGCTGTGGAATGCGGCGCGCTTCGTCCTGGGCAGCCAACTGCCGCCGGCCCCGGACGGATCCGCCGTCCCCGCGCCCGAGTCCCTGGCCGAGCGCTGGATCCGCTCGCGCCTGGCGGCGACCACTGCCGAGGCCGTTCGGCGCCTGGACCGATATGACCTGGGCGGCTACGCGGCCGCGGTGAGCGACTTCGCCTGGAACGACTACTGCGACTGGTATCTGGAGATGGCGAAGATCGAGCTCCGCGATCCGGACGCCTCGCCGGCGACCACCCTCCGGGTGTGGACGACAGGCGCCGAGGTCCTGGCCGACATCCTGCGGCTGCTGCATCCGGTGATGCCGTTCGTCACCGAGGAGGTCTGGGCCGCGCTGGGAGCCGCGCATCCGGCGGCGACCGCGAGTCCGCTGCTGCTCACCGCCAGCTGGCCGGCCCCCGCTCGTCGAGACCGCGCCGCCGAGGCTGCCTTCACCTCGATGGCGGAAGTGGTCCGGGCGGCACGCAACCTGCGGACCGAGGCCGGCATCCCTGCCGGCGCCATCGTTCCGCTGCGCCTCGTCCCCACTGACGCGGCCGCCGCCGAGGCCGCGGAGGCCGGCCGCCGCTACATCGAGCCGTTGGCCCGCGTTCGGTGCGAGATCCTCGCCCCCGATGCATCTGCCGCGGCCGCCGACCGGACAGCCACCGCGCTGGGGGCCATCTGGCTGCAGGCGGTTACGACCGGCGACGACCGGAGCGCCTCCCGTGCCGCCGAGCTGCGTCGTAGCCAGGCGCGGCTCGAGGCCCTGCTCGGCGATCCGAACTTCGTCGCCCGAGCCCCGGCGGCCGTCGTCGCGCGGGAGCGGCAGCGTTTGGCGGAGATCGAGGAACGGCTGCGCCAGATCGGCGAGTCGGCCGGGTCGGGGTAG